One Thiocapsa sp. genomic window carries:
- a CDS encoding ATP-binding cassette domain-containing protein, whose product MSGLRLDGIRSRALGPLDLTVAAGELVFVSGPSGSGKSLLLRAVADLDPHEGEVWLGEEPRSRIAPAHWRRRVGLLPAEAFWWAESVGEHLPGIRTAHADQPTSPLPPAILRLSKPFRRAPVRVSNHPALPDPSTITDWLDHLGFAPDVLGWSVTRLSTGERQRLALVRLLAQSPEALLLDEATANLDPSNGARVESVVETYRTTQGAAVLWVSHDPEQRRRIGGRSLVIRNERLEPEA is encoded by the coding sequence ATGTCCGGACTCAGACTCGACGGCATCCGCTCGCGGGCGCTCGGGCCGCTCGATCTCACGGTCGCGGCGGGTGAGCTGGTCTTCGTGTCGGGCCCGTCCGGCTCGGGCAAGAGTCTCCTGCTGCGCGCCGTCGCCGACCTGGATCCGCACGAGGGCGAGGTCTGGCTGGGGGAAGAGCCGCGCTCGCGCATCGCCCCCGCGCACTGGCGTCGGCGGGTCGGTCTTCTCCCTGCGGAAGCCTTCTGGTGGGCGGAGAGCGTCGGCGAGCATCTGCCGGGCATCCGGACCGCGCATGCGGACCAGCCCACGTCCCCGCTTCCTCCGGCGATCCTGCGTCTGTCCAAACCCTTTCGCCGCGCTCCCGTTCGCGTCTCGAATCACCCTGCACTGCCGGATCCATCGACCATCACCGACTGGCTGGACCACCTCGGCTTCGCACCCGACGTCCTCGGCTGGTCGGTCACTCGCCTCTCGACCGGGGAGCGTCAGCGCCTGGCGCTGGTGCGCCTGCTCGCACAGTCACCCGAGGCGCTGCTGCTCGACGAGGCCACCGCCAACCTGGATCCGAGCAACGGCGCACGCGTGGAATCCGTCGTCGAGACCTATCGCACGACGCAAGGCGCGGCCGTCCTCTGGGTCAGTCACGACCCGGAGCAACGTCGCCGGATCGGCGGGCGCTCGCTGGTCATCCGCAACGAGCGTTTGGAGCCCGAAGCGTGA
- the glgB gene encoding 1,4-alpha-glucan branching protein GlgB: protein MATATQQAPKVPEPLQRIIEARHHDPFEILGRHLEGDRAVVRVFLPGAESATLVEASEPFARIEGTDFFLWEGSASKVPERYRIDWIDASGEHHVHHDPYCFPPQLPDFDLHLFGEGRHWHAYRFLGSHLTDVEGVSGVQFSVWAPSAERVSVVGDFNQWDGRAHPMRVRGGTGVWELFIPGIGQGGFYKYEIRDRATNIHVKIDPYAQAFQERPQTAGFICPESRFRWADQDWLAARAESDWQHQPFSVYEIHLGSWQRGPNGEFLNYRVLAEQLADYVTELGFTHIELLPITEHPLDASWGYQCTGYFAPSARFGSPDDFRFFVDYLHRRGIGVLLDWVPAHFPKDAYALARFDGTALYEHSDPRMGEHKDWGTLIFNFGRNEVKNFLLSSALYWLDEFHLDGLRVDAVASMLYLDYSRNAGEWIPNKYGGNENLEAVDFIRQLNTVTHEQHPGTLMIAEESTAWPAVSRPTYLGGLGFSMKWNMGWMHDTLSYMEKDPIYRHYHHDLLTFGLLYAFTENFVLPFSHDEVVHGKKSMLDKMPGDAWQKFASLRLLYTFMFSYPGKKLLFQGCEFAHGAEWDFDAAMDWDLLERPQHEGIKQIVSDLNRLYREQPALHQVDFDSSGFEWIDCHDSSQSVLSYLRKDLSGQQIVAAAFNFTPVPRTNYRIGVPEPGFYREALNSDAALYGGSNVGNQGGVEAEPVSWMGRPYSIPIALPPLAGLILVHEPMSADALVSETEGAITDADLPDAVPVATEAS from the coding sequence ATGGCAACCGCGACACAGCAAGCCCCTAAGGTTCCGGAACCCTTGCAGCGCATTATCGAGGCGCGTCACCACGACCCGTTCGAGATCCTCGGCCGGCACCTCGAGGGTGACCGGGCAGTGGTCCGCGTGTTCCTGCCGGGCGCCGAGTCGGCCACCTTGGTCGAGGCCTCCGAGCCCTTCGCGCGGATCGAGGGAACGGATTTCTTCCTTTGGGAAGGCTCGGCGTCCAAGGTTCCCGAGCGTTACCGCATCGACTGGATCGATGCCTCCGGTGAACATCACGTCCATCATGATCCCTACTGCTTTCCTCCCCAGCTCCCGGATTTCGATCTGCACCTCTTCGGCGAGGGCCGGCACTGGCACGCCTACCGGTTCCTGGGCTCGCACCTGACCGATGTCGAGGGCGTGTCGGGCGTGCAGTTCTCGGTCTGGGCACCGAGCGCCGAGCGCGTGAGTGTCGTCGGAGATTTCAACCAGTGGGACGGGCGCGCCCACCCGATGCGCGTGCGCGGCGGCACGGGTGTTTGGGAGCTGTTTATCCCCGGGATCGGACAAGGCGGGTTCTACAAGTACGAGATCCGCGATCGCGCGACCAACATCCATGTCAAGATCGACCCGTACGCCCAGGCCTTCCAGGAGCGCCCGCAAACGGCCGGGTTCATCTGTCCGGAAAGCCGTTTCCGTTGGGCCGATCAGGATTGGCTGGCGGCCCGTGCCGAATCGGATTGGCAGCATCAGCCTTTTTCCGTGTACGAGATCCATCTCGGATCATGGCAACGCGGTCCGAATGGCGAGTTTCTCAATTATCGGGTGCTTGCAGAGCAGCTCGCAGACTATGTGACCGAGCTGGGCTTTACCCATATCGAGCTCCTGCCCATCACCGAGCACCCCTTGGACGCCTCTTGGGGTTATCAATGCACCGGTTATTTTGCGCCGAGTGCCCGTTTCGGCTCGCCGGACGACTTCCGCTTCTTCGTCGATTATCTGCATCGCCGCGGCATCGGCGTGCTGCTGGACTGGGTGCCCGCCCATTTTCCCAAGGACGCCTATGCCTTGGCGCGCTTCGACGGCACGGCCCTCTACGAGCATTCCGATCCGCGCATGGGCGAGCACAAGGATTGGGGAACCCTCATCTTCAATTTCGGCCGCAACGAGGTGAAGAACTTCCTGTTGTCGAGCGCGCTCTATTGGCTCGACGAGTTCCATCTCGACGGCCTGCGTGTCGATGCGGTCGCCTCCATGCTGTATCTCGACTACTCGCGCAATGCCGGTGAATGGATCCCGAACAAATACGGCGGCAACGAGAACCTCGAAGCCGTGGATTTCATCCGCCAACTCAATACCGTAACGCACGAGCAGCACCCCGGCACGCTCATGATCGCCGAGGAATCCACGGCTTGGCCGGCGGTCTCGCGTCCGACCTACCTCGGCGGTCTCGGCTTCAGCATGAAATGGAATATGGGTTGGATGCACGACACCCTGTCCTATATGGAGAAGGATCCCATCTATCGTCATTATCATCACGATCTGCTGACGTTCGGTCTTCTCTACGCCTTTACGGAGAATTTCGTGCTTCCCTTCTCGCACGACGAGGTGGTGCACGGAAAGAAGTCCATGCTGGACAAGATGCCCGGTGACGCCTGGCAGAAATTCGCGAGTCTGCGCCTGCTCTATACCTTCATGTTCAGCTACCCGGGCAAGAAGCTGCTCTTCCAGGGCTGCGAGTTCGCACACGGCGCCGAATGGGACTTCGACGCGGCCATGGACTGGGATCTGCTCGAACGTCCGCAGCACGAAGGCATCAAGCAGATCGTCTCGGATCTGAATCGTCTCTATCGGGAGCAGCCCGCGCTGCATCAGGTCGACTTCGACAGCTCCGGGTTCGAGTGGATCGATTGTCACGACAGCTCGCAGTCCGTTCTGAGTTATCTGCGCAAGGACCTCTCCGGTCAGCAGATCGTCGCCGCCGCATTCAACTTTACCCCCGTACCGCGCACCAACTATCGCATCGGCGTACCCGAGCCCGGCTTCTATCGCGAGGCACTGAACTCGGACGCCGCGCTCTACGGCGGCAGTAATGTCGGCAACCAGGGCGGTGTCGAGGCCGAGCCGGTGAGCTGGATGGGACGGCCTTATTCCATCCCGATCGCACTGCCTCCGCTTGCCGGGCTCATTCTGGTGCACGAGCCGATGTCCGCCGACGCCCTCGTAAGCGAGACCGAGGGCGCGATTACCGATGCCGACCTGCCGGACGCAGTACCTGTTGCGACCGAGGCGAGCTGA
- a CDS encoding thiazole synthase — MPTETAATDRFTLAGREYSSRLLVGTGKYKDMAETARAIEASGAEIVTVAVRRTNLGQTPGEPNILDILPPERYTILPNTAGCYDVETAVRTCRLARELLDGHTLVKLEVLGDEKTLFPDVIATLKAAEELVKDGFQVMVYTNDDPIVARQLEEIGCIAVMPLAAPIGSGLGIRNPLNIRTIVENAHVPILVDAGVGTASDAAVAMELGCDGVLMNTAIAAARDPILMASAMRKGIEAGREAYLAGRMAPKRFASASSPIEGLFFQH; from the coding sequence ATGCCCACCGAAACAGCCGCAACCGATCGCTTCACCCTCGCCGGACGCGAGTACAGCTCCCGACTCCTCGTCGGCACCGGGAAATACAAAGACATGGCAGAGACCGCGCGGGCCATCGAGGCGAGCGGCGCCGAGATCGTCACGGTCGCGGTTCGGCGTACCAACCTCGGTCAAACCCCGGGCGAGCCGAACATCCTCGACATCCTGCCGCCCGAGCGTTACACCATCCTGCCGAATACCGCAGGCTGCTACGATGTGGAGACCGCCGTGCGCACCTGCCGGCTGGCGCGCGAGCTGTTGGACGGCCACACCCTGGTCAAGCTCGAGGTCCTGGGCGACGAGAAGACACTGTTCCCGGACGTGATCGCCACGCTCAAGGCCGCCGAGGAGCTGGTCAAGGACGGCTTCCAGGTCATGGTCTATACCAACGACGACCCGATCGTCGCCCGGCAGCTCGAAGAGATCGGCTGCATCGCCGTGATGCCCCTCGCAGCACCGATCGGCTCGGGGCTCGGCATCCGCAACCCGCTCAACATCCGCACCATCGTCGAGAATGCCCATGTCCCGATCCTGGTCGACGCGGGTGTCGGCACGGCGTCCGATGCCGCCGTGGCGATGGAGCTCGGCTGCGACGGCGTGCTGATGAACACCGCGATCGCCGCGGCACGCGACCCCATCCTGATGGCCAGCGCCATGCGCAAGGGCATCGAGGCCGGGCGCGAGGCGTACCTCGCCGGGCGCATGGCGCCGAAGCGGTTTGCCTCGGCGTCGTCGCCGATCGAAGGGTTGTTCTTCCAGCACTGA
- a CDS encoding NnrU family protein translates to MAVLVLGLILFLGIHSVSIINSQWRTSLVARFGEIPWTAVYGLVALVGFYLIVSGYGAARLSPIVIYEPPVWMRHLSLLLMLPVFPLLLAAYLPGRIQSATKHPMLLAVKIWATAHLLANGTAADILLFGAFLAWAVADRISLKHRTTPTVYGAPPSQVNDAIAIIGGIGLYLLFMFWLHKLLMDVAPIG, encoded by the coding sequence ATGGCAGTACTCGTCCTCGGTTTGATCCTGTTTCTCGGTATTCACTCGGTGTCCATTATCAACAGCCAATGGCGCACCAGCCTGGTCGCGCGATTCGGCGAGATCCCATGGACGGCTGTATACGGGCTTGTCGCCCTGGTCGGGTTTTATTTGATCGTCTCGGGATACGGGGCCGCCCGTCTATCCCCCATCGTCATCTACGAGCCGCCGGTGTGGATGCGTCACCTCAGCCTGCTGTTGATGCTGCCCGTTTTTCCGCTGCTGCTTGCCGCCTATCTTCCGGGTCGGATCCAGTCCGCGACCAAGCATCCGATGTTGCTCGCCGTGAAGATTTGGGCAACGGCGCACCTGCTTGCCAACGGCACGGCCGCCGACATCCTGCTGTTCGGGGCCTTCCTGGCTTGGGCGGTTGCCGACCGGATCTCGCTCAAGCATCGTACGACCCCGACGGTCTACGGAGCACCGCCCAGCCAGGTCAACGACGCCATCGCAATCATCGGCGGGATCGGGCTCTACCTGCTCTTCATGTTCTGGCTGCACAAGCTCCTGATGGACGTTGCACCGATCGGGTGA
- a CDS encoding EF-hand domain-containing protein gives MKTTMRRSIMAVTVAAAFAAPLALAQQPAQPRGPMTFSAFDLDGDGIVTEQEFDTARARRMAERAAQGAPMRGAANAPAFSDFDLNGDGRLTQEEFATVQQSRMQGRPGGGMGPGGGMGPGAGMGPGGGMGMGPGAGMGPGGGMGMGPGAGMGRNMPAFAEFDLNGDGALTEQEFYEARANRIKERSQQGYPMRNLATAPSFEAIDLNGDGRITPDEFTAAQAQHHQQPMRAP, from the coding sequence ATGAAGACGACGATGCGTAGATCCATCATGGCAGTAACGGTCGCGGCGGCCTTCGCTGCACCCTTGGCCCTCGCCCAGCAACCCGCGCAGCCGCGCGGCCCCATGACCTTCTCGGCGTTCGATCTCGACGGGGACGGGATCGTGACCGAGCAGGAGTTCGACACCGCGCGCGCTCGACGCATGGCTGAACGCGCCGCTCAGGGAGCGCCGATGCGGGGGGCGGCCAACGCCCCGGCCTTTTCGGACTTCGACTTGAACGGCGACGGGCGACTGACGCAGGAGGAATTCGCAACGGTTCAGCAATCCCGAATGCAGGGACGGCCCGGCGGGGGTATGGGACCGGGCGGCGGCATGGGCCCCGGCGCCGGTATGGGACCAGGCGGAGGGATGGGCATGGGACCCGGCGCAGGTATGGGACCAGGCGGAGGGATGGGCATGGGGCCCGGCGCAGGCATGGGTCGAAACATGCCCGCCTTCGCCGAATTCGACTTGAACGGCGACGGCGCTTTGACCGAGCAGGAATTCTACGAGGCGCGAGCCAATCGCATCAAAGAGCGCTCGCAACAAGGCTATCCGATGCGAAACCTCGCGACCGCGCCGTCGTTCGAGGCGATCGATCTGAACGGCGACGGGCGAATCACACCCGACGAATTCACCGCCGCTCAGGCGCAGCATCACCAACAGCCGATGCGGGCGCCCTGA
- the thiS gene encoding sulfur carrier protein ThiS has protein sequence MQIILNGAATEVADALTMAELIEQLELGTRRLAIEVNAELVPRSCFSEHRLAPQDQVEIIHAVGGG, from the coding sequence ATGCAGATCATCCTGAACGGCGCCGCCACCGAGGTGGCCGATGCACTCACCATGGCCGAGTTGATCGAGCAGCTCGAGCTCGGTACCCGCCGCTTGGCCATCGAGGTCAACGCCGAGCTGGTCCCGCGCAGTTGCTTCTCCGAGCACAGGCTCGCACCGCAGGATCAGGTCGAGATCATCCACGCCGTCGGCGGCGGATGA
- a CDS encoding YaiI/YqxD family protein, with the protein MEIWVDADACPNAVKEILFRVSERLGVAVTLVANGPLSTPPSPLVRSVRVCAGFDVADNEILKRLAAGDLVITADIPLAAEVIECGGQALNPRGELYTKDTIRERLTMRDFMDTLRGSGINTGGPPAFGPRDRQAFASALDSLLAKSKPRPA; encoded by the coding sequence GTGGAGATCTGGGTCGACGCCGACGCCTGTCCGAATGCCGTGAAGGAGATCCTCTTTCGCGTCTCGGAACGGCTCGGCGTTGCGGTGACGCTGGTGGCGAACGGGCCGCTGAGCACGCCGCCATCGCCCTTGGTGCGCTCGGTGCGTGTCTGTGCGGGGTTCGACGTCGCCGACAACGAGATCCTGAAGCGACTCGCTGCCGGCGATCTGGTCATCACCGCGGATATTCCGCTTGCGGCCGAGGTGATCGAATGTGGCGGCCAAGCCCTGAACCCGCGCGGTGAGCTCTATACCAAGGACACGATCCGCGAGCGCCTGACGATGCGCGACTTCATGGACACCCTTCGCGGCAGCGGCATCAACACCGGCGGGCCACCCGCTTTCGGACCGCGCGATCGGCAGGCGTTTGCGAGCGCCTTGGACAGTCTTCTCGCGAAATCCAAACCGCGTCCGGCCTAA
- the trmB gene encoding tRNA (guanosine(46)-N7)-methyltransferase TrmB has translation MTAETTPKFLRPIRSFVLREGRLTSAQERAFRDLWPLYGVDWTADAPIDLAGLFGNGRPVVLEIGFGNGDSLAEMAEQDPPSNWLGIEVHRPGVGHLLLEIERRGLTNLRLMRHDAVEVLARGIAPGSLERVQLFFPDPWPKRRHHKRRILTPELIGLLARALRPGGVFHAATDWEPYAEQMLEILEASSETFENLAGPGGFSPRPASRPLTRFEQRGERLGHRVRDLMFRRR, from the coding sequence ATGACGGCCGAGACGACGCCCAAATTCCTGCGCCCCATCCGGAGCTTCGTCCTGCGCGAAGGTCGTTTGACCTCCGCGCAGGAGCGCGCCTTTCGAGACCTTTGGCCCCTCTACGGGGTGGATTGGACGGCGGACGCGCCGATCGATCTCGCGGGACTCTTCGGAAACGGGCGCCCCGTCGTCCTCGAGATCGGGTTCGGCAACGGCGATTCACTTGCCGAGATGGCCGAGCAGGACCCGCCGAGCAATTGGCTGGGCATCGAGGTCCATCGCCCCGGTGTCGGGCATCTGCTGCTCGAGATCGAGCGACGCGGGTTGACCAATCTGAGGCTGATGCGGCACGACGCGGTCGAGGTGCTCGCCCGCGGCATCGCGCCCGGCAGCCTGGAGCGCGTTCAGCTCTTCTTTCCCGATCCCTGGCCGAAACGCCGTCATCACAAGCGTCGCATCCTGACGCCCGAGCTGATCGGGCTGCTCGCGCGCGCGCTCCGCCCGGGCGGCGTCTTTCACGCGGCGACCGATTGGGAGCCCTATGCCGAGCAGATGCTCGAGATCCTGGAGGCATCCTCGGAGACCTTCGAGAATCTCGCCGGCCCCGGCGGCTTCTCGCCCCGCCCGGCGTCACGTCCGCTCACCCGCTTCGAGCAACGCGGGGAGCGCCTCGGCCATCGGGTCCGCGACCTGATGTTTCGGCGGCGCTGA
- the moaE gene encoding molybdopterin synthase catalytic subunit MoaE, whose protein sequence is MQRIRVQRELFDIAEEQKILSRDKPQVGAVVTFIGLMRDLNEGAEVTAMTLEHYPGMTEKALGAIAEEAARRWDLEDISILHRVGELAPQDPIVFVGVSSRHRGEAFRACEFLIDDLKTRAPFWKKEQTAQGERWVDARGTDNDAARRWAEGSNDL, encoded by the coding sequence ATGCAACGCATTCGAGTCCAACGCGAGCTGTTCGACATCGCGGAGGAGCAAAAAATTCTCTCCCGCGACAAGCCGCAGGTCGGCGCCGTCGTGACCTTCATCGGTTTGATGCGCGACCTCAACGAGGGCGCCGAGGTGACCGCCATGACCCTGGAGCACTATCCGGGGATGACCGAGAAGGCACTCGGCGCCATCGCCGAGGAGGCCGCTCGGCGCTGGGATCTCGAGGACATCAGCATCCTGCATCGCGTCGGCGAGCTCGCGCCGCAGGATCCGATCGTGTTCGTGGGCGTGAGCAGCCGGCACCGGGGCGAGGCCTTTCGTGCCTGCGAGTTTCTCATCGACGACCTCAAGACCCGCGCACCCTTCTGGAAGAAGGAGCAGACCGCGCAAGGCGAGCGGTGGGTCGATGCACGCGGGACGGACAACGACGCGGCGCGGCGTTGGGCCGAGGGATCCAACGACCTGTAG
- a CDS encoding class I SAM-dependent methyltransferase yields the protein MPLHRYRPALLIPLILLGHLTAYAEAPAVGPDMNAYYHGADHERWRDIFESDGREVYDRRFEILEALKIRPGMRIADVGAGSGLYTMLFAEAVGPTGRVFAVDISESFITAIAERAVQAGLGNVLPVLSQQKNTELPPGSVDLVFSSDTYHHFEYPRAMLDSIRAALVPGGILAIIDFRREPGVSNRWILGHVRAGREEVIGEVEQAGFKLIDEPIKLRLNYFLLFRKVDA from the coding sequence ATGCCCTTACACCGCTACCGCCCGGCCCTGTTGATTCCGCTGATTCTTCTCGGCCACCTCACCGCCTACGCCGAGGCCCCCGCCGTCGGCCCGGACATGAACGCCTACTATCACGGTGCCGATCATGAGCGGTGGCGCGACATCTTCGAGAGCGACGGACGAGAGGTCTACGATCGGCGTTTCGAGATCCTGGAGGCGTTGAAGATCCGACCCGGCATGCGGATCGCGGACGTGGGGGCCGGCTCGGGGCTCTACACGATGCTGTTTGCAGAGGCGGTCGGTCCGACCGGACGGGTGTTCGCGGTGGATATCTCGGAGAGCTTCATTACGGCGATCGCGGAGCGCGCGGTGCAGGCGGGCCTCGGCAATGTGCTCCCGGTGCTCAGCCAACAGAAGAACACCGAGCTGCCGCCCGGGAGCGTCGATCTGGTGTTCAGCTCGGACACCTATCATCATTTCGAGTATCCGCGCGCCATGCTCGACTCGATCCGCGCGGCACTGGTGCCCGGCGGAATCCTGGCGATCATCGACTTCAGACGCGAGCCGGGGGTCAGCAATCGCTGGATCCTGGGGCACGTGCGCGCCGGTCGCGAGGAGGTGATCGGCGAGGTGGAGCAGGCCGGTTTCAAGCTGATCGACGAGCCGATCAAGCTGCGTTTGAATTATTTCCTGCTCTTTCGAAAGGTGGACGCCTGA
- the fetB gene encoding iron export ABC transporter permease subunit FetB yields MTLIHLSPFDLGIASILVLLLAAMSWRLRLGIERRVLIAAARSTVQLMLVGLVLKVLFAQTSLPLIGLMALVMLSVAGYEVMQRQKRRYRGVWGYGIGALSMFLSAFTVTLLALTVIIGVEPWYQPQYLIPLLGMLLGNTMSGIAIALDSLTRQAWDARGRIEARLLAGGTWDDAIEEVRRDALRSGLIPIINAMATAGLVSLPGMMTGQILAGSPPMEAAKYQLLVMFLIAAGTGLGSMAAVWIGSRRLFDDRQRLRLDRLAAANRSS; encoded by the coding sequence GTGACCCTCATCCATCTGAGTCCTTTCGATCTGGGGATCGCCTCCATCCTGGTCCTCCTGCTCGCCGCCATGTCCTGGCGGCTGCGCCTCGGGATCGAGCGCCGGGTCCTGATCGCGGCCGCGCGCAGCACGGTCCAGCTCATGCTCGTCGGACTGGTGCTGAAGGTGCTCTTCGCCCAGACCAGCTTGCCGCTGATCGGACTGATGGCCCTGGTGATGCTTTCGGTCGCCGGTTACGAGGTGATGCAGCGCCAGAAGCGACGATACCGTGGCGTCTGGGGTTACGGGATCGGCGCACTTTCGATGTTCCTTTCGGCCTTTACCGTGACGCTGCTCGCCCTGACGGTCATCATCGGGGTCGAACCCTGGTATCAGCCACAGTATCTGATCCCCCTGCTCGGCATGCTGCTCGGCAACACCATGAGCGGGATCGCCATCGCGCTCGACAGCCTGACCCGCCAAGCCTGGGATGCGCGCGGTCGCATCGAGGCACGCCTGCTCGCCGGCGGCACCTGGGACGACGCCATCGAGGAGGTGCGTCGCGACGCCCTGCGCTCCGGCCTCATCCCCATCATCAACGCCATGGCCACCGCCGGCCTGGTGAGCCTCCCCGGCATGATGACGGGCCAGATCCTCGCGGGCAGCCCGCCGATGGAGGCCGCCAAATACCAGCTCCTCGTCATGTTCCTCATCGCCGCCGGCACCGGGCTCGGCTCCATGGCCGCGGTCTGGATCGGCTCGCGCCGCTTGTTCGACGACCGCCAGCGACTGCGCCTCGACCGGCTCGCCGCGGCGAACCGGTCGAGTTGA
- the glgC gene encoding glucose-1-phosphate adenylyltransferase: MPQTNPRFVSRLTRNTLALILAGGRGSRLMHLTAWRAKPAVPFGGKFRIVDFPLSNCINSGIRRIGVLTQYKAHSLILHIQKGWGFLRGEFGEFVELWPAQQRVAETAWYAGTADAVFQNLDIIRDHNPDYILVLAGDHIYKMDYGAMIAYHVESGADMTVGCLEMETERASDFGVMSVNDEGRVLQFSEKPKEPESIPGSPGKSLVSMGIYVFNRGFLFEQLIKDADTPRSSHDFGKDIIPAVIKNYRVMAHTFRDPRSGEQAYWRDVGTIDAFWEANLELIGVTPPLSLYDKSWPIWTYQEQLPPAKFVFDDEDRRGMAVDSMVSGGCIISGSTVRHSLLFSNVRVNSYAYVKDSVILPDVVIGRNCTIRNAVIDRYCQIDEGTVIGLDQEADRKAGFYVSEGGVTLVTPEMLGQDANHVR, from the coding sequence ATGCCCCAAACGAATCCCCGGTTCGTCAGCCGCCTGACCCGAAATACCCTGGCGCTGATCCTGGCCGGAGGACGGGGCTCGCGCCTGATGCACCTGACGGCCTGGAGAGCCAAGCCGGCCGTGCCCTTCGGCGGAAAGTTCCGGATCGTGGATTTTCCGCTGTCGAACTGCATCAATTCGGGGATCCGCCGTATCGGCGTCTTGACGCAATACAAGGCGCATTCTCTGATTCTGCATATCCAGAAAGGTTGGGGGTTTCTGCGCGGCGAATTCGGCGAGTTCGTCGAATTATGGCCCGCACAGCAGCGTGTTGCGGAAACCGCCTGGTATGCGGGAACAGCAGACGCGGTCTTCCAGAACCTCGACATCATTCGCGATCACAACCCGGACTATATCCTCGTGCTTGCCGGCGATCACATCTATAAGATGGATTACGGCGCCATGATCGCCTACCACGTCGAATCCGGCGCGGATATGACGGTCGGCTGCCTCGAGATGGAGACCGAGCGCGCCAGTGATTTCGGGGTCATGTCGGTCAACGACGAGGGCCGCGTCCTGCAGTTCTCCGAAAAGCCGAAGGAACCGGAATCCATTCCCGGATCGCCGGGGAAGAGCCTCGTCTCGATGGGCATCTATGTGTTCAATCGCGGCTTCCTGTTCGAGCAGCTGATCAAGGATGCCGACACCCCGCGCTCGTCGCATGACTTCGGCAAGGACATCATCCCCGCCGTCATCAAGAACTATCGCGTGATGGCCCATACCTTCCGCGACCCGCGCAGCGGCGAGCAAGCCTATTGGCGTGACGTCGGTACAATCGACGCCTTCTGGGAGGCCAACTTGGAGCTGATCGGCGTGACGCCGCCCTTGAGCCTCTACGACAAGAGCTGGCCGATCTGGACCTATCAAGAGCAACTACCGCCGGCCAAGTTCGTGTTCGACGACGAGGATCGACGCGGCATGGCGGTCGACTCCATGGTCTCGGGCGGCTGCATCATCTCCGGATCCACCGTGCGGCATTCGTTGTTGTTCTCGAATGTACGCGTGAACTCCTATGCCTATGTGAAGGATTCGGTCATCCTGCCGGATGTGGTGATCGGGCGAAACTGCACGATTCGCAATGCGGTGATCGATCGCTATTGCCAAATCGACGAGGGAACCGTGATCGGCCTCGATCAGGAAGCGGATCGCAAAGCGGGCTTCTACGTCAGCGAGGGCGGCGTGACCCTCGTCACCCCCGAGATGCTCGGCCAAGACGCCAACCACGTCCGTTGA